From a region of the Labrus mixtus chromosome 5, fLabMix1.1, whole genome shotgun sequence genome:
- the LOC132974897 gene encoding NACHT, LRR and PYD domains-containing protein 3-like isoform X3: MDQCEDTEEGVPPSKTSLCEEHEALRMQEQRPDSPGPSCVSMKSDRSMGRLIEFKDGRPADGRVQQESSNVHRDQPDQQNPTDLDSIFMLLEENIITCVKNELKRVQRVLSPDYPECLESQSEDEEQGRSCKEEFLKITLHFLRRMKQEELADCLQSRTVAAECRRKLKSNLKEKFQCVFEGIAKAGNPTLLNQIYTELYITEGGTGEVNDEHEVRQIETASRKPDRPETTIRQEDIFKVSPGRDEPIRRVMTKGVAGIGKTVLTQKFTLDWAEDKDNQDIHFTFPFTFRELNVLKKKKFSLVELVHHFFTETREAGICRFEEFQVVFIFDGLDECRLPLDFKNNETLIDVTESTSVDVLLTNLIRGKLLPSAHLWITTRPAAANQIPPECVDIVTEVRGFTDPQKEEYFRKRFRNEVEADRIISHIKTSRSLHIMCHIPVFCWITATVLEDVLKTREGGELPKTLTEMYIHFLVVQSKLKNIKYDGGAETDPHWNKKSRKMIKSLGKLAFEQLQKGNLIFYDSDLTECGIDIRAASVYSGVFTQIFKEERGLYQDKVFCFLHLSVQEFLAALHVHLTFNSGVNLMSEEQTTSWWSKVFREKPEATPLYQSAVDQALQSPNGHLDLFLRFLLGLSLETNQNLIRGLLTHTGSGSKTNQKTVKYIKEKISEDLSAEKSINLFHCLNELNDRSLVEEIQQSLRSGRLSTDKLSPAQWSALVFILLSSEKDLDVFDLKKYSASEEALLRLLPVIKASNKALLSGCNLSERSCEALSSVLSSQSSSLRELDLSNNNLHDSGVKLLSTGLKTLHCSLETLRLSVCNLSDRSCEALSSVLSSQSSSLRELDLSNNNLQDSGVKLLSTGLKSPLCRLDTLSLSGCLITGEGCASLASALSSSPLRDLDLSYNHPGQRGEKLLSARLEDPHCRLETLRLDHSGLHRLKPGLRKYACELELDTNTVNRILKLSDNNRKVTRVEELQSYPDHLDRFEYWCPQLLCRTGLTGCCYWEVEWRGKVDVSVSYRGIRMRGDSDECLFGINDQSWSLSCSDEGYSVRHNNRVTEISSSSSSSSSSSSSSSSSSSSSSVSNRVAVYVDCPAGSLSFYRVSSDTLIHLHTFNTTFTEPLYPGFGFGFWSPGSSVSLCRLSV, encoded by the exons ctgctggaggagaacatCATCACCTGTGTGAAGAACGAGCTGAAGAGAGTCCAGAGGGTTCTGAGTCCAGATTACCCAGAATGCTTAGAGAGTCAgagtgaggatgaagagcaggGGAGAAGCTGTAAAGAGGAATTTTTGAAGATCACTCTCCACTTCCTGAGGagaatgaagcaggaggagctggctgactgtctgcagagca gaaCAGTCGCTGCAGAGTGCCGGCGTAAACTGAAATCTAACCTGAAGGAGaagttccagtgtgtgtttgaggggattGCTAAAGCAGGAAACCCAACCCTCCTGAACCAGATCTACAcagagctctacatcacagagggaggaaCTGGAGAGGTTAACGATGAACACGAGGTCAGACAGATTGAAACAGCATCCAGGAAACCAGACAGACCAGAAAcaaccatcagacaagaagacatctttaaagtctcacctggaagagatgaaccaatcagaagagtGATGACAAAGGGAGTGGCTGGCATCGGGaaaacagtcttaacacagaagttcactctggactgggctgaagacaaagacaaccaGGACATACACttcacatttccattcactttcagagagctgaatgtgctgaagaagaaaaagttcagCTTGGTGGAACTTGTTCATCACTTCTTTACTGAAACCAGAGAAGCAggaatctgcaggtttgaagagttccaggttgtgttcatctttgacggtctggatgagtgtcgacttcctctggactttaaaaacaacgagACCCTGATTGATGTCACAGAGTCCACCTCAGTGGATGTGCTGCTGACTAACCTCATCAGGGGGAAACTGCTTCCCTCTGCTCACCTCTGGATAACtacaagacctgcagcagccaatcagatccctcctgagtgtgttgacatagtgacagaggtcagagggttcactgacccacagaaggaggagtacttcaggaagaggttCAGAAATGAGGTGGAAGCCGACAGAATCATCTCCCACATCAAGACATCCAGaagcctccacatcatgtgccacatcccagtcttctgctggatcactgctacagttctggaggatgtgctgaagaccagagagggaggagagctgcccaagaccctgactgagatgtacatccacttcctggtggttcagtccaaactgaagaacatcaagtatgatggaggagctgagacagatccacactggaataaaaagagcaggaagatgattaagtctctgggaaaactggcttttgagcagctgcagaaaggaaacctgaTCTTCTATgactcagacctgacagagtgtgGCATTGATATCAGAGCAGCCTCAGTGTACTCAGGAGTGTTCACACAgatctttaaagaggagagaggactgtaCCAGGACAAGGTGTTCTGCTTCCTCCATctgagtgttcaggagtttctggCTGCTCTTCATGTCCATCTGACCTTCAACTCTGGAGTCAATCTGATGtcagaagaacaaacaacatCCTGGTGGTCTAAAGTATTCAGAGAAAAACCTGAAGCAACACCTTTATATCAGAGTGCTGTGGACCAGGCCTTACAGAGTCCTAATGGACACCTGGACTTGttcctccgcttcctcctcGGTCTTTCTCTAGAGACCAATCAGAATCTCATACGAggtctgctgacacacacaggaagtggctcaaagaccaatcagaaaacagtcaagtACATCAAGGAGAAGATCAGTGAGgatctgtctgcagagaaaagcatCAATCTGTTCCACTGTCTGAATGAACTGAATGATCGTTCTCTAGTGGAGGAGATCCAACAGTCCCTGAGATCAGGACGTCTCTCCACAGATAAACTGTCTCCTGCTCAGTGGTCAGCTCTGGTCTTCATCTTACTGTCATCAGAAAAAGATCTGGACGTGTTTGACCTGAAGAAATACTCTGCTTCAGAGGAGGCTCTTCTGAGGCTGCTGCCTGTGATCAAAGCTTCAAACAAAGCTCT GCTGAGTGGTTGTAACctctcagagagaagctgtgaagctctgtcctcagtcctcagctcccagtcctctagtctgagagagctggacctgagcaacaacaacctgcatgattcaggagtgaagctgctgtctaCTGGATTAAAGACTCTACACTGTTCACTGGAAACACTCAG GCTGAGTGTCTGTAACCTCTCAGAcagaagctgtgaagctctgtcctcagtcctcagctcccagtcctctagtctgagagagctggacctgagcaacaacaacctgcaggattcaggagtgaagctgctgtctaCTGGATTAAAGAGTCCACTCTGTAGACTGGACACTCTCAG tctgtcaGGTTGTCTGATCACAGGAGAAGGTTGTGcgtctctggcctcagctctaagctcctcccccctgCGAGATCTGGACCTGAGCTACAACCATCCAGGACAACgaggagagaagctgctgtctgctcGACTGGAGGATccacactgcagactggagacactgag GTTGGACCATAGTGGACTGCACAGACTGAAGCCTGGTCTgaggaagt ATGCCTGTGAGCTggaactggacacaaacacagtgaacagaaTCCTGAAACTgtctgacaacaacaggaaggtgACACGTGTGGAGGAGCTTCAGTCATATCCTGATCATCTAGACAGATTTGAATACTGGTGTCCTCAGCTGCTGTGTAGGACTGGTCTGACTGGTTGCTGTTACTGGGAGGTCGAGTGGAGAGGAAAG gttGATGTATCAGTGAGTTACAGAGGAATCAGAATGAGAGGAGACAgtgatgaatgtttgtttggaatTAATGATCAGTCCTGGAGTCTGAGCTGCTCTGATGAAGGTTACTCTGTCAGACACAATAACAGAGTAACagagatctcctcctcctcctcctcctcttcctcttcctcctcctcctcctcctcctcctcctcctcctcctctgtctctaacagagtagcagtgtatgtggactgtcctgctggctctctgtccttctacagagtctcctctgacacactgatCCACCTCCACACCTTCAACACCACCTTCACTGAACCTCTCTATCCTGGGTTTGGGTTTGGGTTCTGGTCTCCTGGttcttcagtgtctctgtgtcgtctgTCGGTCTGA
- the LOC132974937 gene encoding protein NLRC3-like, with the protein MDQCEDTEEGVPPSETSLCEEHEALRMQEQRPDSPGPSCVSMKSDRSIRGLIDFKDGRPADGRMQEQRPDSPGPSCVSMKSDRSIRGLIDFKDGSPADGRVQQESSNVHRAQSDQQNPTDLDSIFMLLEENIVTFVKNELKRVQRVLSPDYPECLESQSEDEEQGRSCKEEFLKITLHFLRRNKQEELADCLQSRTVAAECRRKLKSKLKEKFQCVFEGIAKAGNPTLLNQIYTELYITEGGTGEVNDEHEVRQIETASRKPHRPETIIREEDIFKVSPGRDEPIRRVMTKGVAGIGKTVLTQKFTLDWAEDKDNQDIHFTFPFTFRELNVLKKKKFSLVELVHHFFPETKEAGICRFEEFQVVFIFDGLDECRLPLDFKNNETLTDVTESTSVDVLLTNLIRGKLLPSAHLWITTRPAAANQIPPECVDMVTEVRGFTDPQKEEYFRKRFRDEEQASRIISHIKTSRSLHIMCHIPVFCWITATVLEDVLKTREGGELPKTLTEMYIHFLVVQSKLKNIKYDGGAETDPHWNKKSRKMIKSLGKLAFEQLQKGNLIFYDSDLTECGIDIRAASVYSGVFTQIFKEERGLYQDKVFCFIHLSVQEFLAALHVHLTFINSGVNLMSEEQTTSWRSKLFREKPDPTPLYLSAVDQTLQSPNGHLDLFLRFLLGLSLETNQNLIRGLLTHTESGSKTNQKTVKYIKEKISEDLSAEKSINLFHCLNELYDRSLVEEIQQSLRSGRLSTDKLSPAQWSALVFILLSSEKDLDVFDLKKYYASEEALLRLLPVIKASNKALLSGCNLSERSCEALSSVLSSQSSSLRELDLSNNNLQDSGVKLLSTGLKSPLCRLDTLSLSNCLITGEGCMSLASAPSSSPLRELDLSYNHPGERGEKLLSARLEDPHCRLETLRLDHSGLHRLDPGLRKYACELELDTNTVNRTLKLSDNNRKVTHVKELQSYPDHPDRFEHWCSQLLCRTGLTGSWYWEVEWRGKVSVSVSYRGIRRRGDMNECWFGFNDQSWSLFCSDEGYSVCHNNRRTEISSSSSSSSSSSSSSPVSNRVAVYVDCPAGSLSFYRVSSDTLIHLHTFNTTFTEPLYPGFGFWSPDSSVSLCRLSF; encoded by the exons ATGGATCAgtgtgaggacacagaggagggagtCCCTCCCTCTGAAACCTCTCTGTGTGAGGAACATGAAGCTCTGAG gatgcaggaacagagaccagactctcctggacccagctgtgtgtccatgaagagtgaCCGGTCTATACGTGGCCTTATTGACTTTAAAGATGGACGTCCTGCTGATGGAAG gatgcaggaacagagaccagactctcctggacccagctgtgtgtccatgaagagtgaCCGGTCTATACGTGGCCTTATTGACTTTAAAGATGGAAGTCCTGCCGATGGAAG AGTTCAACAGGAGAGCTCCAACGTTCACAGAGCTCAATCAGACCAGCAGAATCCAACAGACCTGGACTCCATCTTTATG CTGCTGGAAGAGAACATCGTCACCTTTGTGAAGAACGAGCTGAAGAGAGTCCAGAGGGTTCTGAGTCCAGATTACCCAGAATGCTTAGAGAGTCAgagtgaggatgaagagcaggGGAGAAGCTGTAAAGAGGAATTTTTGAAGATAACTCTCCACTTCCTGAGGAGAAATaagcaggaggagctggctgactgtctgcagagca gaaCAGTCGCTGCAGAGTGCCGGCGTAAACTCAAATCTAAACTGAAGGAGaagttccagtgtgtgtttgaggggattGCTAAAGCAGGAAACCCAACCCTTCTGAACCAGATCTACAcagagctctacatcacagagggagggactggagaggtcaatgatgaacacgaggtcagacagattgaaacagcatccaggaaaccacacagaccagaaacaatcatcagagaagaagacatctttaaagtctcacctggaagagatgaaccaatcagaagagtGATGACAAAGGGAGTGGCTGGCATCGGGaaaacagtcttaacacagaagttcactctggactgggctgaagacaaagacaaccaGGACATACACttcacatttccattcactttcagagagctgaatgtgctgaagaagaaaaagttcagCTTGGTGGAGCTTGTTCATCACTTCTTTCCTGAAACCAAAGAAGCAggaatctgcaggtttgaagagttccaggttgtgttcatctttgacggtctggatgagtgtcgacttcctctggactttaaaaacaacgagACCCTGACTGATGTCACAGAGTCCACCTCAGTGGATGTGCTGCTGACTAACCTCATCAGGGGGAAACTGCTTCCCTCTGCTCACCTCTGGATAACCAcacgacctgcagcagccaatcagatccctcctgagtgtgttgacatggtgacagaggtcagagggttcactgacccacagaaggaggagtacttcaggaagaggttCAGAGATGAGGAGCAGGCCAGCAGAATCATCTCCCACATCAAGACATCCAGaagcctccacatcatgtgccacatcccagtcttctgctggatcactgctacagttctggaggatgtgctgaagaccagagagggaggagagctgcccaagaccctgactgagatgtacatccacttcctggtggttcagtccaaactgaagaacatcaagtatgatggaggagctgagacagatccacactggaataaaaagagcaggaagatgattaagtctctgggaaaactggcttttgagcagctgcagaaaggaaacctgaTCTTCTATgactcagacctgacagagtgtgGCATTGATATCAGAGCAGCCTCAGTGTACTCAGGAGTGTTCACACAgatctttaaagaggagagaggactgtaccaggacaaggtgttctgcttcatccatctgagtgttcaggagtttctggCTGCTCTTCATGTCCATCTGACCTTCATCAACTCTGGAGTCAATCTGATGtcagaagaacaaacaacatCCTGGAGGTCTAAATTATTCAGAGAAAAACCTGACCCAACACCTTTATATCTGAGTGCTGTGGACCAGACCTTACAGAGTCCTAATGGACACTTGGACTTGttcctccgcttcctcctcGGTCTTTCTTTAGAGACCAATCAGAATCTCATACGAggtctgctgacacacacagaaagtggcTCAAAGAccaatcagaaaacagtcaagtACATCAAGGAGAAGATCAGTGAGgatctgtctgcagagaaaagcatCAATCTGTTCCACTGTCTGAATGAACTGTATGATCGTTCTCTAGTGGAGGAGATCCAACAGTCCCTGAGATCAGGACGTCTCTCTACAGATAAACTGTCTCCTGCTCAGTGGTCAGCTCTGGTCTTCATCTTACTGTCATCAGAAAAAGATCTGGACGTGTTTGACCTGAAGAAATACTATGCTTCAGAGGAGGCTCTTCTGAGGCTGCTGCCTGTGATCAAAGCTTCAAACAAAGCTCT GCTGAGTGGTTGTAACctctcagagagaagctgtgaagctctgtcctcagtcctcagctcccagtcctctagtctgagagagctggacctgagcaacaacaacctgcaggattcaggagtgaagctgctgtctaCTGGTTTAAAGAGTCCACTCTGTAGACTGGACACTCTCAG tctgtcaAACTGTCTGATCACAGGAGAAGGTTGTAtgtctctggcctcagctccaagctcctcccccctgagagagctggacctgagctacaatcatccaggagaacgaggagagaagctgctgtctgctcGACTGGAGGATccacactgcagactggagacactgag GTTGGACCATAGTGGACTGCACAGACTGGATCCTGGTCTgaggaagt ACGCCTGTGAGCTggaactggacacaaacacagtgaacagaaCCCTCAAACTgtctgacaacaacaggaaggtgACACATGTGAAGGAGCTTCAGTCATATCCTGATCATCCAGACAGATTTGAACACTGGTGTTCTCAGCTGCTGTGTAGGACTGGTCTGACTGGTAGCTGGTACTGGGAGGTCGAGTGGAGAGGAAAGGTTTCTGTATCAGTGAGTTACAGAGGAatcagaaggagaggagacatgaatGAATGTTGGTTTGGATTTAATGATCAGTCCTGGAGTCTGTTCTGCTCTGATGAAGGTTACTCTGTCTGTCACAATAACAGAAGAACagagatctcctcctcctcctcctcctcctcctcctcctcctcctcctcccctgtctctaacagagtagcagtgtatgtggactgtcctgctggctctctgtccttctacagagtctcctctgacacactgatCCACCTCCACACCTTCAACACCACCTTCACTGAACCTCTCTATCCTGGGTTTGGGTTCTGGTCTCCTGAttcttcagtgtctctgtgtcgtctgTCGTTCTGA